A region from the uncultured Macellibacteroides sp. genome encodes:
- the menD gene encoding 2-succinyl-5-enolpyruvyl-6-hydroxy-3-cyclohexene-1-carboxylic-acid synthase, with translation MYSSKKNVLLLAAMLEAYSIREVVLCPGSRNSPLIQTFSQNPLFRCFTVVDERSAGFFALGLSQELQQPVAVCCTSGTALLNLAPAVAEAYYQQVPLLVISADRPQAWIGQMDGQTLPQPGVFNSLVKHSVQLPDPISEEEEWYSKRLMHEAITQLTYHVTGPTHINIPLAEPLFDFTATELPVIKPILRDGPYSSLKNNVLLEEWNEHKKRMILVGQLPPFNGLQHALEQLAAKFDCVIFAEHTANIPSSSVIYNYDAILYQLLNEEIACFSPDLLITLGGHIVSKRIKKFLRSHPPKAHWCISEDNKIVDLFQCLTAQLEMDPLSFIEELLKKCPDTGEKHIYQSRWEKQTQRVKPPMDIVFSDLWAIGKLFSSLPAKAALQLGNSSTVRNAQLFPLDPSIAVYCNRGTSGIEGSVSTAVGFAAIHKGLTFLVVGDLSFFYDINGIWNRHTRDNLRILLINNGGGEIFHLLPGLNKASSLDTYVCCRHNTRAGEWAEAMGFDYYAAANEDEFSANLPLFVSNTSVRPILFEIITSMEVNAEVFKTYYHHLKTI, from the coding sequence ATGTACTCTTCAAAGAAAAATGTTTTGTTACTGGCAGCCATGCTCGAAGCATATTCAATTCGAGAGGTTGTGCTTTGTCCAGGTTCCAGAAATTCGCCGCTTATTCAAACATTTTCTCAAAATCCTCTTTTCAGATGTTTTACAGTAGTCGACGAAAGGAGTGCGGGTTTTTTTGCATTAGGCCTTTCACAGGAACTTCAGCAGCCGGTTGCGGTATGTTGTACTTCTGGAACTGCCTTGTTAAATTTGGCACCAGCAGTGGCGGAAGCTTACTATCAGCAGGTTCCTTTACTTGTAATTTCGGCCGACAGGCCTCAGGCTTGGATTGGTCAGATGGATGGTCAAACACTTCCACAACCGGGAGTGTTTAATTCTCTTGTAAAACATTCTGTACAGTTGCCCGATCCAATTTCGGAGGAAGAGGAATGGTACAGCAAGCGTCTAATGCATGAAGCTATCACTCAATTAACTTATCATGTTACTGGTCCGACTCATATAAACATACCTTTAGCCGAACCTTTGTTTGATTTTACTGCAACAGAATTACCTGTTATTAAACCAATTCTTCGCGATGGGCCTTATTCTTCTCTGAAGAATAATGTTTTATTGGAAGAATGGAATGAACACAAAAAGCGAATGATTCTTGTAGGGCAGTTGCCTCCTTTTAATGGATTACAACATGCGCTTGAACAGCTTGCTGCAAAGTTTGATTGTGTTATTTTTGCCGAACATACGGCGAATATTCCGTCATCTAGCGTTATTTATAATTATGATGCTATATTGTATCAGTTACTTAATGAAGAAATTGCTTGTTTTTCGCCAGATTTGCTTATTACATTAGGTGGACATATTGTTTCCAAAAGGATAAAGAAATTCTTGCGGTCACATCCTCCAAAAGCTCATTGGTGTATTTCTGAAGATAATAAGATTGTCGATCTTTTCCAGTGTCTTACTGCACAACTTGAAATGGATCCGCTTTCCTTTATTGAAGAACTATTAAAGAAGTGTCCCGATACGGGAGAAAAACATATTTATCAATCTCGATGGGAGAAACAAACTCAAAGGGTTAAACCTCCAATGGATATTGTATTCTCTGATTTGTGGGCAATTGGAAAACTTTTTTCTTCCTTACCTGCTAAAGCGGCTTTACAATTGGGAAATAGTTCGACTGTTCGAAATGCGCAACTCTTCCCTTTAGACCCCTCGATTGCTGTTTATTGTAATAGAGGAACCAGTGGAATAGAAGGGTCCGTTTCGACTGCTGTTGGCTTTGCTGCTATTCATAAAGGACTTACTTTTCTGGTTGTCGGAGACTTGAGCTTCTTTTACGATATAAATGGCATATGGAACCGTCACACAAGGGATAACCTGCGTATTTTACTAATAAATAACGGAGGTGGAGAAATTTTTCACTTGCTGCCAGGATTAAATAAGGCTTCATCGTTGGATACATATGTTTGCTGCAGGCATAATACACGTGCCGGAGAATGGGCCGAGGCTATGGGATTTGATTACTATGCTGCCGCGAACGAAGATGAATTCTCTGCCAATCTTCCTTTATTTGTTTCAAATACATCTGTACGGCCCATATTATTTGAGATTATTACTTCCATGGAAGTAAATGCCGAGGTTTTTAAAACGTATTATCATCATCTAAAAACAATATAA
- a CDS encoding isochorismate synthase, with translation MIPEEVTNFEGIDALINQNRSFALYCLPGLNEPTLVLQTGDNACNLKTYSDLNGKKGFVLAPFCLNDSHPIVLIRADVVSTGWKAIAGYSSGKSFRIMDDFQEFSVGDEADSFTNYTRVFDLFIDPLRKGTFEKLVLSRKIKGCKVKSFSPAQSFYNACKLYTRAFVYLCHTPQSGTWLGSTPELLLSGEFGNWHTVALAGTQPIINNLLPDNWNDKNRREQALVARYIKTQLASSGINPSEDGPYTVRAGELAHLKTDFHFELSDKACLGDLVELLHPTPAICGLPRKEALRFINENEGYDRSYYSGFIGRIDPEGSNDLYVNLRCMQIDSKELTLYAGGGLLASSDVDQEWEETKDKLQTMLAILK, from the coding sequence ATGATTCCTGAAGAAGTAACAAATTTTGAAGGGATTGATGCCTTAATTAATCAGAATCGCAGCTTTGCATTATATTGCCTTCCGGGGTTAAACGAGCCTACCTTGGTTTTGCAAACAGGAGACAATGCGTGTAACTTAAAGACCTATTCGGATTTAAACGGAAAAAAGGGGTTTGTATTGGCTCCATTTTGTTTAAATGATTCGCATCCGATAGTTTTGATTCGTGCTGATGTCGTTTCTACTGGTTGGAAAGCTATTGCGGGTTATTCTTCCGGCAAATCATTTCGGATAATGGATGATTTTCAAGAATTTTCTGTTGGGGATGAGGCTGATTCGTTTACAAATTACACTCGGGTATTTGATTTGTTCATCGATCCATTGCGTAAAGGTACATTTGAAAAATTAGTTTTATCACGTAAAATAAAGGGATGTAAAGTTAAATCATTTTCTCCGGCGCAGTCTTTTTATAATGCTTGCAAACTGTACACGAGAGCATTCGTGTATTTATGTCATACTCCGCAAAGCGGAACATGGTTAGGTAGTACTCCGGAACTTTTACTCTCTGGGGAATTTGGCAACTGGCATACTGTAGCGCTGGCAGGAACGCAGCCGATAATTAACAACCTTTTGCCTGATAATTGGAATGATAAAAACCGAAGAGAACAAGCCTTGGTTGCAAGATATATTAAAACTCAACTTGCTTCTTCAGGAATTAATCCTTCGGAAGACGGACCTTACACAGTACGCGCAGGCGAACTTGCCCATCTAAAAACGGATTTTCATTTTGAATTATCTGATAAAGCTTGTTTAGGTGATTTGGTAGAGTTGCTTCATCCTACACCTGCTATTTGTGGGTTGCCACGAAAGGAAGCTCTTCGTTTTATTAACGAAAACGAAGGATACGATCGCAGTTATTATTCGGGTTTTATTGGAAGAATAGACCCTGAAGGATCTAATGATTTGTATGTAAATCTCCGTTGCATGCAAATTGACAGTAAGGAGCTTACTCTATATGCTGGTGGCGGATTACTGGCGTCGTCGGATGTTGATCAGGAATGGGAAGAAACAAAAGATAAATTACAGACCATGTTGGCCATATTAAAATAA
- the menB gene encoding 1,4-dihydroxy-2-naphthoyl-CoA synthase: MSTNRNWSTIKEYEDILFDFYNGIGRITINRPRYRNAFTPTTTGEMSDALRICREMSDISVVVITGAGDKAFCSGGDQNVKGKGGYIGKDGVPRLSVLDVQKQIRSIPKPVIAAVNGYAIGGGHVLHVVCDLSIASDNAIFGQTGPRVGSFDAGFGSSYLARIVGQKKAREIWFLCRQYNAQEALDMGLVNKVVPFDQLEDEVVDWAETMMMHSPLALRMIKAGLNAELDGQAGIQELAGDATMLYYLTEEAQEGKNAFLEKRKPDFKQFPKLP; the protein is encoded by the coding sequence ATGTCTACGAACAGAAATTGGTCAACCATCAAAGAATACGAAGATATCCTTTTTGATTTTTATAATGGAATTGGTCGAATTACGATAAATCGGCCCCGTTACAGAAATGCTTTTACGCCTACTACAACCGGTGAAATGAGTGATGCCTTACGTATCTGTCGTGAAATGTCTGATATAAGCGTTGTTGTAATTACAGGAGCCGGAGATAAAGCTTTTTGTTCAGGAGGAGACCAGAATGTAAAGGGTAAAGGCGGATATATCGGTAAAGACGGCGTTCCCCGCCTTAGTGTGCTGGATGTGCAGAAGCAGATTCGTTCTATTCCGAAACCTGTGATTGCTGCTGTAAATGGTTATGCAATTGGAGGTGGACATGTTCTTCACGTGGTTTGTGATTTATCAATTGCGTCCGATAATGCAATTTTTGGACAAACAGGTCCTCGTGTTGGTAGTTTTGATGCAGGTTTTGGATCTTCTTACCTTGCCCGAATAGTAGGACAAAAAAAAGCACGCGAAATTTGGTTTCTTTGTCGTCAATATAATGCTCAGGAAGCTCTTGATATGGGGCTCGTAAATAAGGTTGTTCCCTTTGACCAACTTGAAGATGAAGTGGTTGATTGGGCAGAAACTATGATGATGCATAGTCCTTTAGCTTTGCGAATGATTAAAGCAGGCTTAAATGCCGAATTAGATGGTCAGGCTGGTATTCAGGAATTAGCCGGAGATGCAACTATGCTTTACTATTTAACGGAAGAAGCACAGGAAGGTAAAAATGCTTTTCTTGAAAAAAGAAAGCCAGACTTTAAACAATTTCCTAAATTGCCATGA
- a CDS encoding o-succinylbenzoate synthase, which yields MMQATILPYTLQFKQPAGTSRGVYLTRKVWYVVLTSIDNPQHYGIGECAPLPNLSCDDLPDYESILKAACLKVQNTGAIDYNALKTYPSILFGLESALRHYNSESYALWNTSFSRGECGIRINGLIWMGEYKKMLEQISKKLETGFRCIKLKIGAIDFEQELSLLKHIRSTFSNDELTLRVDANGAFLPKEAMEKLKRLSEFDIHSIEQPIRAGQWEEMAKLTACSPIPIALDEELIGINDLKDKKKLLKTIQSQYIILKPSLHGGLSGSEEWINEAGNAGVDWWITSALESNIGLNVIAQWTASLDTKLPQGLGTGSLFTNNITMPLEIRKDSLWFDPNGLIPDIVHDFKFTDE from the coding sequence ATGATGCAAGCAACCATTTTACCTTATACGTTACAGTTTAAGCAACCTGCGGGAACTTCCCGCGGGGTTTATCTGACACGAAAGGTTTGGTATGTTGTGCTTACATCCATAGACAATCCGCAGCACTATGGTATAGGGGAATGCGCTCCCCTACCCAACCTAAGTTGCGATGACTTACCCGATTATGAATCAATTCTTAAAGCGGCTTGTTTAAAGGTTCAAAATACTGGAGCGATTGACTATAATGCTTTAAAGACTTATCCATCGATTCTCTTTGGTTTGGAAAGTGCTTTACGGCATTATAATTCGGAAAGCTATGCTTTGTGGAATACATCGTTTTCACGAGGTGAATGTGGTATCCGTATCAATGGATTGATATGGATGGGTGAATATAAAAAGATGCTGGAGCAGATTTCTAAAAAACTGGAAACTGGATTTCGGTGCATTAAACTAAAGATCGGGGCTATCGACTTCGAGCAGGAATTGTCTTTATTAAAGCATATCAGGTCGACCTTTTCTAACGATGAACTTACTTTACGAGTAGATGCCAATGGAGCCTTCCTTCCCAAAGAAGCAATGGAAAAGCTTAAACGATTGTCTGAATTTGATATTCATTCCATCGAACAACCAATCCGCGCGGGACAATGGGAAGAAATGGCAAAACTGACTGCCTGTAGTCCGATTCCAATAGCACTTGATGAAGAGTTGATTGGGATAAACGACTTAAAGGATAAAAAGAAATTACTTAAAACGATTCAGTCTCAATATATTATATTGAAACCGTCTCTTCATGGGGGATTATCCGGATCTGAGGAATGGATAAATGAGGCCGGAAACGCAGGTGTCGATTGGTGGATTACATCCGCATTGGAGTCGAATATCGGGTTAAATGTAATTGCTCAGTGGACCGCTTCTTTAGATACAAAGCTCCCTCAGGGTTTAGGAACCGGATCCCTTTTTACCAATAATATTACAATGCCATTAGAGATAAGAAAGGATAGTTTGTGGTTCGATCCCAACGGATTAATACCCGATATAG